In Anabas testudineus chromosome 12, fAnaTes1.2, whole genome shotgun sequence, one genomic interval encodes:
- the ddx54 gene encoding ATP-dependent RNA helicase DDX54 translates to MAQRKKKLTKKKRHTANREPEAESDGDFELAAEVKDDDSPGRKLPRFPASSDCLSDVEPDTRELVRAQNKKKKKSGGFQSMGLSYPVYKGVMKKGYKVPTPIQRKTVPVILDGKDVVAMARTGSGKTAAFLVPMFEKLKAPQAQTGARALILTPTRELALQTLKFTKELGRFTGLKTALILGGDRMDDQFAALHENPDIIIGTPGRLMHVVKEMNLKLHSVEYVVFDEADRLFEMGFAEQLQEIIRRLPDTRQTLLFSATLPKLLVEFARAGLTEPVLIRLDVDSKLSDQIKLSFFHLRVDDKSAMLLYLLRNVVKPQEQTVVFAATKHHVEYLKELLSSEGVDCAYIYSALDQTARKINIGKFVHRKAMVLIVTDVAARGIDIPLLDNVINYNFPAKAKLFLHRVGRVGRAGRSGTAYSLICPDEMAFVYDLHLFLGRPVQFATPDHTQDSDGVFGRVPQSILDDEGSHLITAHENSLDLQNLHRVSENAYKQYLKSRPNPSAESIRRVKSTDLSSMAVHPLLGSGLEKMELERLQIVDAIKGYKSKSTIFEINSNSKTPASEVMRAKRSKDTGLVDKFNKQRQDLVAESLLHQPASSSVGGDDSAFATGNEDGDLKGVFSTVVGGKRKDLQKGGEEQPKNKKSRQMGKDKEYYIPYKPKDFNSERGLSLSGESSAFEQQASSAVLDLMGDEGDQFNRHKKIMKWDRKKKRFVTETGKEDHKKKIRTDGGQVISNKKNRKNFYEEWKRKYKVDDTGSGSDGEAGGGGGRRKPPGGRGRGRRGPNFQSPVRQQKTPGGRVVRSELKTREQILKHRKKSQKHQFLQSGGLKKLRTKNRQWLGEVKKSGFGRGGQKKGKMRKKL, encoded by the exons ATGGCCCAAAGGAAGAAGAAACTGACGAAGAAGAAGCGGCACACGGCCAACAGGGAGCCGGAGGCTGAATCTGACGGAGACTTTGAGCTGGCTGCTGAAGTCAAGGACGATGATTCT CCAGGGAGGAAACTGCCGCGGTTCCCCGCCTCATCGGACTGTCTGTCGGATGTGGAGCCGGACACCAGGGAGCTGGTCAGAGCccaaaacaagaagaaaaagaagtctgGAGGGTTTCAGTCCATGG GTCTCAGTTACCCTGTTTATAAAGGTGTCATGAAGAAGGGTTACAAAGTTCCAACTCCTATCCAGAGAAAG ACTGTCCCAGTGATCTTGGATGGCAAGGATGTAGTAGCCATGGCTAGGACTGGCAGTGGTAAGACAGCTGCCTTCCTGGTGCCCATGTTTGAGAAGCTGAAGGCCCCTCAAGCTCAAACAGGCGCCAGAGCCCTCATCCTGACCCCCACCAGAGAGTTGGCCCTTCAGACCTTAAAATTCACtaaagag TTGGGAAGATTCACTGGCCTCAAGACTGCCTTGATTCTTGGTGGAGACAG AATGGATGATCAGTTCGCAGCTCTTCATGAAAATCCTGACAT AATCATCGGTACCCCCGGTCGTCTCATGCACGTTGTCAAGGAGATGAACCTGAAGTTGCATAGCGTGGAGTATGTGGTGTTTGATGAGGCCGACAG GTTGTTTGAAATGGGTTTTGCTGAACAGCTTCAGGAGATCATCAGGAGGCTTCCAGACACCAGGCAGACTCTACTGTTCTCTGCCACTCTGCCCAAACTGCTGGTGGAGTTTGCCAGAGCTG gTTTGACAGAACCGGTCCTCATTCGTTTGGATGTGGATTCTAAGCTGAGTGACCAGATCAAG ctGTCATTTTTCCATCTGCGTGTGGACGATAAATCGGCAATGCTACTTTATCTCCTAAGAAATGTAGTGAAGCCTCAGGAGCAGACAGTGGTTTTTGCAGCCACCAAACATCATGTCGAGTACCTCAAGGAG CTGCTTTCTTCAGAAGGGGTAGACTGTGCCTACATATACAGTGCTCTTGATCAGACTGCCAGAAAGATCAACATTGGGAAGTTTGTGCACCGCAAAGCCATGGTGCTAATTGTTACTGATGTTGCTGCTCGTGGTATAGACATCCCCCTGCTGGACAATGTCATTAACTACAACTTCCCCGCCAAGGCCAAGCTTTTCCTGCACAGAGTTG GCCGTGTGGGACGTGCGGGCCGCAGTGGCACAGCCTATAGTTTGATTTGTCCGGATGAGATGGCTTTTGTCTATGACCTTCACCTCTTCCTTGGAAGGCCTGTACAGTTCGCCACACCTGATCACACACAAG ATTCTGATGGTGTGTTTGGCCGGGTCCCTCAGAGTATCCTGGATGACGAAGGGTCCCATCTGATCACTGCCCATGAAAATTCCCTGGACCTGCAAAACTTACATCGCGTCTCAGAAAATGCCTATAAACAGTATCTTAAGTCTCGACCAAATCCCTCAGCAGAGTCCATAAGAAGGGTCAAAAGCACAGACCTGTCCAGCATGGCCGTCCATCCATTACTAG GGTCAGGTCTGGAAAAAATGGAACTGGAGCGCCTGCAAATAGTCGATGCCATCAAGGGCTACAAATCCAAATCA ACTATTTTTGAAATCAACTCCAACAGTAAGACCCCAGCCAGTGAGGTGATGCGTGCGAAACGCTCCAAGGACACAGGGTTAGTGGACAAATTCAACAAGCAGAGACAGGACCTGGTTGCAGAGAGCCTTTTGCACCAACCTGCCAGCTCCTCCGTCGGCGGTGATGATTCTGCATTCGCCACAGGCAATGAAGACGGGGATCTAAAG GGGGTGTTCTCCACAGTAGTaggtggaaagaggaaagaccTACAGAAAGGTGGGGAGGAACAGCCAAAGAACAAGAAGAGCAGACAGATGGGTAAAGACAAAGAATATTACATCCCATACAAACCCAAAGACTTCAACTCTGAGAGAGG GTTAAGTCTCAGTGGAGAGAGCAGCGCCTTCGAACAGCAGGCCTCCTCAGCTGTTCTGGACCTGATGGGAGATGAGGGAGACCAGTTCAACCGgcacaaaaaaataatgaaatg GGACCGTAAGAAAAAGCGCTTTGTGACAGAAACGGGAAAAGAAGACCATAAGAAGAAGATCAGAACAGATGGCGGTCAGGTCATTAGCaacaagaagaacaggaagaactT TTATGAGGAGTGGAAGAGAAAGTACAAGGTCGATGACACAGGATCTGGCTCAGAtggagaagcaggaggaggaggaggaagaaggaagcCTCCCGGAG GTCGCGGACGTGGCCGGCGAGGTCCTAACTTCCAAAGCCCTGTGAGACAGCAGAAGACGCCGGGTGGCCGCGTGGTGCGCTCAGAGCTGAAGACGAGAGAGCAGATCCTGAAACATCGCAAGAAAAGTCAGAAGCACCAGTTTCTGCAGAGTGGAGGCCTGAAGAAGCTCCGCACCAAGAACAGACAGTGGCTCGGAGAAGTTAAAAAGTCAGGGTTTGGACGGGGCGGTCAAAAGAAGGGCAAGATGAGGAAGAAACTGTAA